CAAGTGATCGTCGCCGGACACATGTTCATGCAGAACCTCCGACGCGGACACTACGAATTCGCCGTCGATGCCTCGCCGGCTTCGCGGGTGGCCGCGGCGTTCACCGAACTCGCCCCAAGCGATCTGACCGAGGACCCCGGGACGGGTTCAACACGTCCGCCGATCCGATAGCGCCCATGCCGAGATCCGGGTGTCAAGTGTCCAATGAGGAAAGCGCGGCGACCCGCGTCGCTGCGCGGCGTTGATCGCAGATCACCGGCCCGCTGGCCATCATGGGTCACCGGCCCCCGGCTTGTTGGAACGCGCGCAGCCGTTCGCCGCGCAGGCCGACGCAGTCGTGTGCCCAGAAGACGTCGGAGTAGACGAACGCGCCGTGCATCCAGTCCTCGTACGCTGACAGCCGGGCCACTTGGAACGCGCCTGGCGCGTTCCGCAGCGTGGGCGGTCGGAAGCCCAGCCGCTCGGCGTCGTCGAAGCCCCGTGCACCGTAGTAGCCGGGCGCACCCTCCAAGAACACCAGCGGCACGTCCTGGGCGTCGGCGGCGGCCAGGGCGTGACCGATCAGCGCGGTACCGATCCCAGATCGCTGGAACTCCGGCAGGACGCCCAGCGGCGACAGCGAGTACACGGCCACCAAACGCTCCGGCGCATCCAGCCGGCATCCGCTGAGCATCACATGCCCGACGACCCGATCGTCTTCGGCGTCGTTGACGGTGGCCACCAGCGACACCGGCGCCAACGGCGCCGGGGCGGTCCGCAGCTCGTCAACCAGGCCCGGCACTCGGTCCGGATGGCCGAACGCGCGAGCGTGAACCTCCCGTACCGCCGCGTGATCGTGCTCCTGCTCCAGCCGGTACCGCACGTCATGTCCCATCACGGCCGCAAGGTTAGCCGCAAGGCCACGCTATTTCGAGGAGCTTCTGTCCGATCTCAAGGATCATGGCGGGAGGCTGATCGTGCTCGCAGTCCACATCCGGATCTGCCGCTGACAAAGCGCGGCGCCCGCGAGTGCGCTCGTCACTGTCCGTACCCACCGTGGGGGTCGCTCGCTTCGTGTCGCGGGGCGAACGGCCCTGCGTTAGGCAGACTGTCCCGGCTGACCGTGTGGGTCCATTGCGGGGCCGGGATTGGGGGAGCACGTTGGGAGCAGTTGGGTGCACTGAACGCCGTTGAACTGAGCTCAACGGCACCGAACGGCGCTCAACGGCATACGCCCCGACCTGGCGTGTTGCGTTTTCGCAGGCAAAGTGGGTGCAGCGTCCTGCTTCACACGGAGTGCTCGGCCGTATTGAGCAGCGGTCGACAGCATTCTATGTCGCCTGGCAGGGGAGTATCCGCAGGTCAAAGCGGTAAGGACCTTGCCGGTGATCATGGCTTGCAGGTGGGTGCAGATTGGGTGCAGGCCGGCGAAGTGGTCACCGCGCCCGAAGTGCTTAACGAAGCCGGGCCGCGCGGATTGCTGGGACGTGCGGTGATGTGGGCGAGCGGGCCGGCGTGACCTCCCAGCGAACACCGAAGAGGTCAGGCTTCGCTGCTCCACGCCTGGCCGGTGCCGGCTGTCGTATGGAGTCTGACGTGCGCCGCGGCGACGACCCGGCGGGTGTACGTCGGGCCTTCGGCGAATGCGCAGCACGGGATCGTGGGCTTTGTCGGCGTACTGCCCGCCCGCCGGGCCGCGGGTACGTCGACGACATGCTGGCTGGGACGACTGCACTGCTGGCCACCATGGGGACACGGCGGATCGTGGACGACGGGAGTCGGGCGGTCCGGGCCATTGAAGATCGGTGGACTGGCAGGAACTGACGGACCTGACGCACGGACAGCCGTTCGTGGTCGAGCGGGTCCGCCTCGCCGGCAGCGGCGTCGTGGTCGAGGGTCGGTTCGAGCCGCCGCAGCTGGCCCAGCTCAGCGTCGACGACCAGGTGTTCGTTGCCGCGTTCGTACGGTCGCACGGTTCGATCAAGGAGATGGAACGGATCTTCGGGGTGAGCTACCCGACGATCAAGTCCCGGCTGAACCGGATCGCCGAGCACCTCGACTTCGTCGACACCGACCCGGCGCCCACCGGCGCCGACGTCGTCGACCGCCTGCGGCGGGGGGAGATCAGCGTCCAGGAGGCGCTGGCCGAGCTGGAGAGGTCCCGATGATCCCGCGGCTGGTGACGTACCGCCAACGCCGTCCCGACGGCCGCTGGCTGCGGCTGTACGTCCCTGTCCTGCCGGTACTGCTGGTGCTGTCACCGCTGCTGCTACTCGTCGTGCTGGCCGGACTGGTCGCCTGCCTCGTCTTCCGGGTCAGCCTGGTGGGCGCGCTGCGCGGCACCGGGCAACTGCTGTGCGCGCTGCCCGGCACCCGGTTCGAGATTGAGGACGGCCGAACGGCCGTGCTGGTAAGCGTCAGATGAGGCAGAGGGGAGCAACAATGAACGAGCAGCGCCGCCAGGTCCTGGAGATGCTGGCCGAGGACAAGATCACCGCGGACGAGGCCGAGCGGCTGATCGACGCCCTCGAACGAGAACAGCCCGAGTCGCCGCCGGGAGCCGCGCCCCGCCCGAAACCCCGACCCAAGTACCTGCGCGTGGTGGTGAACTCGGAGGACGACTCCGGCGGCGACGGGCCAAGCCGGGTCAACGTCCGGGTCCCGCTACAGCTGCTGCGCGCCGGGGTCCGGCTCACGAGCCTTATCCCTCCGCAGGCGCTCACCCAGGTGAACACGAAGCTGCACGAGTCGGGGGTACCGATCGACCTCACCCAGCTCAAGCCGCAGCACATCGAGGAGCTCATCGAGCAGCTCGATGAGCTCACCGTCGACGTCGACCAGCCCGACGCCAAGGTGCAGGTGTTCTGCGAGTGACACCGCCACAGCGCCGGACGCCCGCCCGGACCACTGGGTCGGGCGGCCGTCCGGCCGGCCGGCGGGCGCGGGCGGTCAACCCGTCACGCGACGCAGCCGCAGTGTCCGATCAGGCCACCGCGCCCCTGCGCCCCGCCCGGTGACGAGACTCTGCAGCCGCCGCTTCTCGGCACAGGAACATCCTCATCCGCGATGCGCGCGTTGAGCCCCGCTCCCGTAACGTCCGACTTTGCCGAGATGAGTATGTTGGCTGACGTCTACGGTGTGGGCCGCTTTGCGGGTTGTGGCGCTTATCCGGCTGACCGCCCGCGGCCAGACCTTTCATCCCGGAGCTGCCCGGTGCCGCTGCACGTCGAGCGTTTCGCCGATGAGTCGGCTCAGCGGGAAGGACAGCTCGGCTTCGAGGGCCGTTGCCGCGGCGGTGATGGCCGCTCATTCGGCTTCTGTTGTCGGTCAGCGCCTGGCCGAAATCCTCGCCGGTCACGTCGGCCAGTGTCCGGTCGGCCTGGCGCGAGGCGCGTAGCCGTGATCGCCCTCCGTGTCCGATGGCGTGCATCCCCCAGATCTTCTTAGATGTCCAGGCCGGCGGCGATGCCGTCCAGGGCGTAGTCGAGGCCGGTCTCGAACTGCCAGCGGGCGTCGTCCTTGCGGGTGGCTGTGCCCAGGTAGTGCTGGAAGGTGGGGTAGCGCCCGGTCTGCATGTGCCAGATCATCTGCGGTGCTAGCTCGCTGCGCAGCTTGCCGCCGTCGGACCAGCCCTGCTGGCGCATGAGGTTCTGCACGGCGATCTCGTAGGTCATGGCGCCGTGTACGTAGGCGTCGACGGCACGGAACACGCTCATCATCGCGTCGGCGTCCAGGCCCAGGCCGTCCAGGGCCGACAGAGCCTTCTCGGCGATGGCCATGCGGTTGGGGGTAAGCGAGAGCATGGCCGTTGGGGGCAACTGAGCCAGCCACACGTGTCGCAGCATCAGCTTGCGGGTCTGGAGAGCCAGGGCGCGCATCGTCTCGCGCCAGCCGAGGTTCCCGGGCAGGCGCAGGTCGTCGTAGACATGGTTGACCATCAGTTCCAGGAGGTCATCCTTGCCCGACACATAGCGGTAAGGCGCCATGGGCGCGACGCCGAGCTCGGTGGCCAGGCGGCGCATGGTGACGGCGTCCAGGCCCTCCGCGTCGGCGATCTTCACCGCGGCGGTGGCGATGCGCTGCGGCGAGAGGGTCTGGCGCGGAGCGGGGGCCGGACGTTCCAGGCGCGCCCACAGCGGTTCGCCCGGATTGTCTTTCTCGGTGGCCATGGATACGGCTCCCTTCACCTGGTCGGGATACAGCGTATCCCGAGTAGACAACGTACACAGCGTGTGTGTACGTTGTATCTCGCCAATACGTTGTACACAGCGGAGGAGTTATCCCCTCATGAAGGACAACCAACTCAAGATCGCCGTCATCCTCGGCAGCACCCGGGACGGCCGCTTCGGCCCGGCCGTGGGCACCTGGATCCTCGACCAGGTCGCCCAGCGCGGCGATATGGAAGCCGACCTCATCGACCTGGTCGAGACGCCGCTGCCCACCGTCTTTCCGGTCCTCGGCCAGCCGCCGGCGTCCCACGAGGCCAGGGACCTGTTGGCCGCGGTGTCGCCGCGCATGGCGGCGGCCGACGCCTTCGTCATCGTCACGCCGGAGTACAACCACAGCTTCCCCGCCATCTTGAAGAACGCCATCGACTGGCACACCACCGAGTGGCACGCCAAGCCGGTTGGCTTCGTCTCCTACGGGGCCTTCTCCGCCGGGTTGCGCGCGGTCGAGCAGCTGCGCCTGGTGCTGGCCGAGCTGCACGCGGTCACCATCCGCGACAGCGTCGGCTTCCAGCGCGTCTGGGAGCAGTTCGACGGCCACGGCAAGGCAGTCGATCCGGCCGCCGGGGCCGCCGCCAAAGTGATGCTGGATCGGCTCGCCTGGTGGGCGCACGCGCTGCGCGATGCCAAGGCCCTCCGGCCGTACGCGGCGTGACACGCATGACTCGATCTCTCTACGTGGGCGTGTTCGGCCTGCTGCTCGGCATGTTCCTGGCCATGCTGGACGGCCTGATCGTGGGTACCGCGCTGCCCACGATCGCAGGCGACCTCGGCGGCCTGGACCACCTGGCCTGGGTGGTGACCGCCTACATGCTCGCCGGCGCGGCCACCACCCCGATCTGGGGCAAGCTCGGCGACCTACTCGGCCGCAAGGCAACCTTCATCACCGCGATCACGCTCTTCCTGCTCGGCTCGGGACTGGCCGGCCTGTCGCAGGACATGAGCCAGCTCATCGCCTTCCGCGCCGTGCAAGGTCTCGGCGCGGGCGGGCTCATGGTCGGCGCGCTGGCCATCATCGGCGTGCTCGTGCCGCCCCGCGAAAGCGGCCGGCTGCAGTCGATGATCGGCATCATCATGCCGATCGCCTACGTCGGCGGGCCCCTCGTGGGCGGCCTGCTCACCGACTACCTGAGCTGGCGCTGGACCTTCTACGTCAACCTGCCCATCGGCGCCCTGGCGGTCCTGATCATCGCCACCCGGATCCGTCTCCCGCCCGCCGAACGCGTCAAACCCCGCATCGACTACGGCGGCGCGGCCCTGCTCACCGTCGCCATCGTGGCCCTGACCCTGCTGGCCACCTGGGGCGGCACCACCTACCCCTGGCCCTCACCGCAGGTCCTCGCCCTGGCCACAGTCGCCGTACTCGCCCTGGTCGGATTCACCGCCGTCGAACGCCGAACCGTCGAACCGGTCATCCCGCCCAGGCTGTTCTCCGACCGCAACTTCACCCTCGCCCAGATCCTCAGCTTCCTGGTCGGCGCCGCCATGGTCAGCGTGACCAACTACCTGCCGCAGTACATGCAGTTCGTCCAAGGCGCCTCGCCAGCGGCCGCCGGCATGCTGCTGCTGCCGCTGATGTTCGGCATGCTCGGTGCGCAACTGGCCACCGGCCAGCTCATCAGCCGCAACGGTCGCTACCGCCTCTATCCGATCCTCGGCGGCGCGCTGATGATCGCGGGGGCTCTCGCCCTGCTGCTGCTCGACGCGGACACCGCCGCGGCGGCGGCCTCGGCACTCACCCTCGTCATTGGGGTAGGAATGGGCCTGGTGATGCAGAGCACCACGCTGATCACGATGAACAGCGCCGACTCGCGCGACATGGGTGCCGCCAGCGGAACACTCACCCTGCTGCGCACCATCGGCGGATCGCTGGGCATCGCCCTGCTAGGGACCCTGTACGCGTCCCGGATGCAGGCGGACCTGACCGCGCGCCTCGGCCAGGACACAACCAGCCAACTGGAGCGGGGCGGCGAGTTCACACCCGAGCGGCTGCCGAACCTGCCGGCTCCGATGGCCGACGCCGTTCGCGAAGCCGTCAGCAGCGGCCTGCACGGCATCCTCCTCGGCGCCGCCGCCCTCGCGGTGACCGCGTTCGCAGCCTCCTGGCTCATCCGCGAGACCCCGCTACGCACCGGCATCCCATCACAGACCGGCGCCGCCACGGACAGCCACGCCGCCGACCGCCAGATGAACGCCCTACGAGCATCACACCGCCGGACCCCACTAGCTCACAACGAAAGTGTGGGACCACGGTGGTAGGACGAGGCCATGTATCTCGTTCACCTGTCGCACGCCGGCCCGCATTGGGATCTTGCGAGGCCGATGGAAGAACAGACCGACTGGCTCGCCCACGCGTCGTACATGGACCTGCTGGCCGACGAAGGAATCATCGTATTGGGCGGTCCGCTCGACGACGTGCGTGTGGTGCTGGCTATGGAGGCGGAGTCCGAGCAAGCCGTCCGGGCGGTACTCGGCCGGGATCCGTGGAGCGGCACCCACCTGCGGATCGACAGGATCGACCCGTGGACGATCCGCCTGGACGGCCGCCATTCCAGGGCTGGCCGGTCGAACACCCACTCGTAGCCGTGAACCGCATGACCCCGTCAAGGTCGACCGGGTGGGCGAGGCCGAGCAAGGTAAGGCCCGCCCGCACACAGCCGCACGCGTGACCGCTCATGCCGATGAGCGTGCGTCACTATGCTGTCGTACCGGACCGCGATGTGGGGAGGCCTCTGAGGTGTCTGCGATCGCATCCCTGTACGTGCTCGATCGAGAGCGGGCGGTGGAACTGGCCGATCTGGCCGGCCGGACGTCGTGGTGGGCTCGCCTGACCCGTTCCAGCGCGGGCTTCGACCGGAACGCTGCATTCTTCGAGGTACTGGTTGAGCATGCACGCCCCGTGCGGCCTGGATACGAGTGGTCGGGAAACTGCATGCTGGCGCTGCTGGCGTATCTGCAGCGCCGCGGCGTACGGCTGCGGCGCTCGGATCTCAAGGCCGAGTCGTCGGCCATCAACAGGGTCTATGGCGAGACACTCCTTCTCACTTCCGTGCACAAGAAGTACCTGGACAAGCTCGCTCCCGAGGCGCATCGCGAAGACCAGATCCGGGCCTACTTCGAGAAGGAACGTCTCGGATTCGAGGAGGCCGGGATAGCGGCGATGGATGGCCTGGAACTGCTCCACGACGCGTTGTCCAGACTCCAACGGGACGAGGTTCTGCTTCTCAACGTTGGCTGAGGCTCGGCCGTGCTCGCGCAAGGAAACCATGGGCAACTCGCCTGACGTTGCAGCACTCCTCACTAACGATCTCGTGCGCAATAGGACGGTCGTTGACGGGAATCCACCGTAGGTGATGATCTTTTGGTGTCGATCCGGTGGGCTCGTCGTGTGTTCAGCCATCCCGCGTTCACGGGAATCTCCCGCCGGCATCTGCACCTCCTGCGGGACGAGCTGCGGCTGGTGTGGCTGGCTGGGCGAGAGGGTCGGTTGCATGCCCGTCGCGGCGGCCACCGGCGGCGGGCTCCCGGTGCCGGTCGGCGGTTGACGCTTCGGTTCACGGACCGGCTGGTGATCACGTTGGCTCATCTGCGTTTGGGTGTGCCGCACGAAGCTCTGGCGGTGGCATTCAGGGTGGACCGTTCGACCGTGACCCGGGCGATCGGTCAGGTCCGGCCGTTACTGGCCGGTCGAGGATTCGCCCGCCCGAACGGAGTCCGCCTGCGGACTCTGGCCGACGTGTTCGCCTACGCCGCTGCCGAAGGTGTGACGCTGCGGTTGGATGCCACAGAGATCCGCGTCCGCCGCCCTCGCGTCGGCCGGCCCGGCCGCAAGGCGTTCGTGTCCGGCAAGGTCAAGCAGAACACGATCAAGGCGACCGTCGTGGCCGATGAGTACGGGGCGACGCTGTGGTGCGGCGGACACCGGCCAGGCCGGATGCACGACACCACCGCCGCCCGCGTCGAGGGCATTGATGCCCTGCTGGACGCCTACCCGCAGGTGACAGTGCTGGTCGACGCCGGCTACCAAGGTCTGGCCAAGACCCACCCCGGCCAGGTCGTAGCTCCGCCGCTGAAGCTACGCCCCGGCGCACCACCGGCACGTCAGACCGCGTGGGAAGCCGAACGCAGACAGCAGTCATCACAACGGATTCCCGTCGAGCACGCCATCGCCGAACTGAAGTGGTGGCGGCAACTCCAACGCTTCACCGGCCGCCGTGAACTGTTGCCCGAGACCATCGACGCCGTCGCCGGGCTGGTGTCCGACCGGATGATCACCTGGTAGCTGAAGACGAATCACCGCAGCTCACGGCCCTACCCAATTGCGCACGACATCGTAAGGACGCGTCTCATTTGGTGAGGCGGCGGTAGCAGATCAGGGTGCTGGCGATCGTGGCAAAGGCTTCGAAGTGATCGCCCTTGCGGTCATAGCGGCGAACGAGGCGCCGGTAGCGCATCAGCCAGGACATGCAGGCTTCAACGACCCAGCGGTGCCGGCCCAGACGCGTGGAGGACTCGATGCCCTTACGGGCGATGCGTACCTTGATCCCCCGTCGCCGGACCTCGCGGCGCAGCTCGCGGGCGTCGTACGCCTTGTCGGCGTGCAACTTGTCTGGCCGCCACCGGCGGCGCCCGTTGGGTGTGCGGATCGCCGGGACGCTGTCGAGCATGGGCAGCAGCAGTTGGCTGTCGTGGACGTTCGCGGCGGTGACCAGCACGGCCAGGGGCAGCCCCTTCCGGTCGCAGATGACGTGGAGTTTGCTGCCTGGTTTGCCGCGGTCGACCGGGTTTGGGCCAGTCAGATCGCCCCTTTTTCCGCCCGCACACTGATCGAGTCGACCACCGCCCTCGACCAGTCGATCCGCCGGTCGGCGCCGAGCCGGTCCAGGGTCGCCTCGTGCAGCCGGAGCCAGAACCCGGCCGCGGTCCACTCGGTGAACCTGCGGTGCGCGGTGGCCCTGGTGACACCGAACGACGCCTCAGGCAGCTTCCACCAGGAACAACCCGCCTGGGTCACGTACACGATCGCGGCCAGCACCGCCCGGTCATCCACCCGCCGGCGACCACCACCCTGCCGACGAACCGGCGCGGGCGGGATCAACGGCGCCGCTATCTCCCAGAGATCATCCGGCGCCCAGGTGCGGATCATGGCCTCGTCCACGGGAGCAAATCATGCCCCCAGGCCAACGACCATCCAAATGAGACGCGCCCTAAGAAGCACGTGTACTGATTTGCCGCAGTCCGGGCGCTGACCTTCGTCGGTGAGCAACCGGATCTGCCGAATTGAGTGCGCGGCACATGGTTGGTGATCATGGCCGCAGTACTGTGCGCCCGTCAGCGACTATGAGTGGGTGACCGGACGATTGGAGAGGTTTGCTTCCTTGGGCTTGGCGCTCGCGGCGATCTCGACGTGGGGCGTGCTGGCGGCGCACGATGCGACCGATCCCGCGTCATGGTCACGAGATGCGCGCGTGGCAACGATCGTGCTGGCTACATCGGTGGCCAACACGTCGGTTCCACATGATGAGTCGCACTCCGCCGAGTATTCGGTGGGGTTGACGTGACGGAGCAGTGGTCCTTTTGCGTCGCAGCCCCGCCGGCTGTCAGCCGAACAGAGGAAGGTCAACGGCAACCACGTCCATGGCCGTCGGCGTTGTGGCAGCGTCACCCAAGAGAGGGCGTGACGGAAGTGGCACTCCAGTGCCGTGATCTGCGGTGAGAGGGGATCCCCACATGAGCGCATCGTCCACCGGCCTGTTCGCCGCGGAGGGCCCCGGCTCCGTCTCGCAGGCTCCGAACCTGCCGGACGGGTTCACGGACACGTTCACCAGCCGGTACGTCGGCGCCGGGGCAGTGCGCCTGCACGCGGTCATCGGAGGCGACGGGCCGCCGCTGCTGCTGGTACACGGCTGGCCCCAGACCTGGTACGCATGGCGGCTGATGATGCCGGCGCTGGCCGAGAACTTCGAGGTGATCGCGGTCGATCAGCGTGGTGTGGGGCTGTCCGACAAGCCCCGGGACGGCTACGACACCGCAACCGTCGCAAACGACCTTGTGGCGTTGATGGACGCGCTCGGCCACCAGCGGTTCGCCATGGTCGGCTGCGACACCGGACTGCTCATCGGCTACGCCCTGGCCGCTGATCACCCCGACCGGGTCGACCGCCTGGCCCTCGGGGAAGCCCCTCTTCCGGGCGTGTCTCCCACGCCGCCACTGTTCCTTCCCGCGCCGCTCAACGAACGCCTGTGGCACATCCCGTTCAACGCACTTCCAGAGGTCAACGAGAAGCTCGTCAGCGGGCGGGAGGACATCTTCTTAGGCGCGAAGTTTTCGGCCGCGGCTGGAAAGAAGATGCTGTCCACCGACGCCGTCAAGTACTACGTCGACCTCCTCGCGGCCGACCCGGAGGCGCTGCGCGGCAGCTTCGAGCTCTACCGCGCTTTCCCGGTGAGCCAGGCGCAGAACGAGCAGCGCAAGACCCGGCGGCTGACGATGCCCGTCCTGGCGATCGGCGGAGCGGAAAGCTTCGGCGAACAGGTCGGCAAGTGGATGGACCTCGTCGCGGACGACGTGCAAACCGTGGTCCTGCCCGACTGCGCACACTGGGTCGCCGAGCAGGCTCCGGACGCGATGCTCGCCGCCCTGATCGGGTTCCTGGCCCCGTACCGGGACGGGTGGATCGCGGCCCGCAATCCGCGCTGAGCCTGTCGGGTGCGGTCCGGGAAGCGCGTCGCTTGCTCGGCGGAGGTCGCCGGCCGATGCACAAGTTACCTCGCGGGGCGGGCGGGTCGGCTCTTATGGCTCTCCTGAGCACAAACGAACGGATCTGCCGCCGACCGGGCGCGGCCTGCTGATCGGTCTGTCAGTGTCCGTGGCCGCTGATCGGGGCGCTGCCGAATCTTGCGTGGAGCATCCGGTGTCCTTGCAGCCCCGGCCACGAATCGCCCGGGACGTCTAGGATGGTCTCGATGACCATTCCCGGAACGCGACCCGACGACGTCCCAACCGACGGAGCCCGGGTCGCAGAAGCCCTGCGGCTGCTCTCCGGCGTGCCGGTCGGACTCGATGTCGCCGTCAAGCGGCTCAGCCGTGGCAGCGGTGTCTACGCCTGGTGGGCTGGTCCTTCGATCTTTCCCGACCTCCCCGGGCCGCCGAATGAAAGCGTCCCGTCGCTACGGCTGCTGTATCTCGGACGGGCGACCAGCCTGCGGGGCCGGATCCTGCGCAACCATCTGAGGCGTTCGGGCAGCTCGACTCTGCGCCGTACATTGGCCGGGCTTCTTGTGCCCGAGGGATACCGAACGACCTGGACCGATCGTGTTGTCCTGGTCCCTGAGGATGAGGCGCGGCTGACCGCGTGGATGTACGCGCACCTGCGCTTGACCTGGGCGGAGGATGCGGAGCCGGCGACCATCGAGGCCGAACTTGTCCGGCGTGTGCACCCGCCGCTCAACGTACACGGCGTCGACCCCGAGCACATCCAGGCGGCCGTGGTCGCCGCCAAGAACTCATACAACGCCAGCAGCCGCCCGGTCGAGTCCTCGCGAACGCCGTAACCGTTTGCCCGGCACGCGTACGGGTACCGGTGCGCGCTCATGCCGCGAGTCGCGCGGTCATGCCGGTGACTGAGCGGCGGTGACACAAGTGGCTGGGAGTGAGCGACCCCGCGCTGGGCCGCGGTCAGGCGCGAGCCCGCACGCACCAGGCTGAAGCAGCGATCTCGAACGGTGGCGGTGGCAGGAGCCGCACACATCGGCTGCGCAGGCAATCGCGTTGCGCCTCGTCCAACCGCGCGACATAGGCACCGGCCGGTCCGACGCCGAGCGTAAACGGCTCCCACCAGTCGTCCAATGTGGCGAACCGGACAGTGACGGTCAGCGACATGGGCTCGATGTCCGTCAGTCGTGCTGCTTCGCAAAGCTCGGCCAGGTGACCTTCGCGAGCCCCAGCCAGCTCCGACTCGTCGCGCACATGTGGATCGATGTCGTGCACAGCCCGCCAGAACGTGGCATGCGGACCGCTGCCTCCAGCGTGATCCCACACGCAGGCGGCGACCAAGCCGCCGGGACGGGTGACCCGGGTCATCTCCGACAGCCCGGACACCGGATCGGCCATGAAGTGCACGACCAACTGGGCGAGGGCGAGGTCGAAGCTGTCGTCAGGAAAAGGAAGACGTTCAGCCACGGCCGAGCGCACGTCGACCCCGGGCAAGCGCACGCGGACGGCTGCAACGAACGAGGCGGATGGGTCGACCGCCGAGACGGCGTCTGCGCCCAGACGGTCCACCAGCTGTGCGGTCAGTCCTCCCGGTCCGCATCCGACGTCTAGCGCCCGCTGGCCCGCCTGTACCTGGGCCAGTTCCGCGAACCGCGCGGCCAACGGCTCGGAGAACCGACCCATGAACCGGTCATAGGCGTCTGCAGTGACGTTGAAGGTCATGACTGAGAAAGTATGCCCCACGGGCGCGGACCGAGGGCCGATCAAGCGCCGGCGTGGCTACAGCCCGCGGTAGGACATCCGCACATGCCGCCGATCGGGCGTCACGGTCCGTCAGGAGTGGTTTGGCATCGAAGACCCGACCGTGCCGAGATCCGTGCATTTGATCATGTCGCGGCACCGTGCCGTGATGCCGCGTTGTGTTCCTGGGATCAGGAACCATGGATGCCCCGAGGCGTCTGCGGAAGCGCCGGACCTCCCGGAGAGCAGATTGAGTAGCCGTAGGCTCTGCGGTCATGCACAGCACCCTGACCGAGCACGCCCGGTGTCTCTACGGCGACGAGTACCGGCCTGCGTCGCAGTGTGGTCCGGACCACCATGAGCACTACTTCGTCGAAGAGCTGACCTTCGCGGACGTGGATGCCATCCTCGCGATGCTGCGGGAACTCTGCCCGAACCTGGTCGACGGCCTTCTGCCGGTCTGGGTCCGCAATCTCGCTTACCGGCTTGTGCTCCTGCAGCGGCCGAACGAGCCGGCGCTCATGCGCGAGGCGGCCGACAGCCTGTACATGCACGGTCCCGATTGGAACGACATTGCGGCAGAGCTGCGCCGCCAGGCCGACGCACTGGAAAGCCGCTGATTGTGACAGGTGATGTATGTCTGAGGGGGCGCCTGACCGAGGTCAGGTGCACGG
The window above is part of the Micromonospora inositola genome. Proteins encoded here:
- a CDS encoding GIY-YIG nuclease family protein; this translates as MTIPGTRPDDVPTDGARVAEALRLLSGVPVGLDVAVKRLSRGSGVYAWWAGPSIFPDLPGPPNESVPSLRLLYLGRATSLRGRILRNHLRRSGSSTLRRTLAGLLVPEGYRTTWTDRVVLVPEDEARLTAWMYAHLRLTWAEDAEPATIEAELVRRVHPPLNVHGVDPEHIQAAVVAAKNSYNASSRPVESSRTP
- a CDS encoding alpha/beta fold hydrolase is translated as MRLHAVIGGDGPPLLLVHGWPQTWYAWRLMMPALAENFEVIAVDQRGVGLSDKPRDGYDTATVANDLVALMDALGHQRFAMVGCDTGLLIGYALAADHPDRVDRLALGEAPLPGVSPTPPLFLPAPLNERLWHIPFNALPEVNEKLVSGREDIFLGAKFSAAAGKKMLSTDAVKYYVDLLAADPEALRGSFELYRAFPVSQAQNEQRKTRRLTMPVLAIGGAESFGEQVGKWMDLVADDVQTVVLPDCAHWVAEQAPDAMLAALIGFLAPYRDGWIAARNPR
- a CDS encoding class I SAM-dependent methyltransferase — protein: MTFNVTADAYDRFMGRFSEPLAARFAELAQVQAGQRALDVGCGPGGLTAQLVDRLGADAVSAVDPSASFVAAVRVRLPGVDVRSAVAERLPFPDDSFDLALAQLVVHFMADPVSGLSEMTRVTRPGGLVAACVWDHAGGSGPHATFWRAVHDIDPHVRDESELAGAREGHLAELCEAARLTDIEPMSLTVTVRFATLDDWWEPFTLGVGPAGAYVARLDEAQRDCLRSRCVRLLPPPPFEIAASAWCVRARA